A DNA window from Drosophila pseudoobscura strain MV-25-SWS-2005 chromosome 2, UCI_Dpse_MV25, whole genome shotgun sequence contains the following coding sequences:
- the LOC26533184 gene encoding vasotab, producing the protein MKSFFLLLGLLLTCGQFEVQSADLCPTVCPTIYNPVCGETRINGRLVRCQFSNSCVMGVSGCVNRLNWCATDLRNCRVNPDICKRLGGTGPTVT; encoded by the exons ATGAAGTCGTTTTTTCTGCTCCTTGGACTACTCCTGACCTGTGGCCAGTTTGAAGTTCAATCAGCGGATCTCTGTCCCACCGTCTGCCCGACAATCTACAATCCAGTCTGCGGAGAGACCCGAATAAATGGTCGACTGGTGCGCTGCCAGTTCAGCAATAGCTGCGTCATGGGAGTCAGCGGTTGTGTCAATCGTCTGA ACTGGTGTGCCACGGACTTGAGAAATTGCAGAGTGAATCCAGATATTTGCAAAAGATTGGGAGGAACAGGCCCAACTGTGACGTGA